Below is a genomic region from Brucella sp. BE17.
GGGCATTGCCCGGATGATCCGATGTGTTTGATGGCGTTCTTTCAGCCGATCAAGCGTAATGCCTGCCATAACCGAAATGAGCAGTTTGTCCGGCGCCTTGATCTCAAGCGAAAGCCAGTCATGCGGACGAACGGCAAGAATGATGATATCGCAACGATCCGCAAGCTCCTGATTGTCAGACGTCCAATAACAATCCGCAAAATGATGCGGCCTCCTGCTGCGATAAGACATTGCCAAACCGGCGGGCTTGATGGTGCCCGTGTCGAGTATAGCGCTGGCGATGGCTCCCCCAAGCCATCCGCTTCCACCCGCTATGCCGATTTTAAGCGATGTGCTCACGGATGGCGCTCTCCTTCGTCTCTTGCAAAGCCGTGCCGCGCGAAGAAACGATCGAGTTCACGCTGCTGCGGAGCCTCACCGGTATAAATAGCGATATATTCTGGAATGCGCTTCATGCGTGTCTGGATGTCTTCCTGAGACTGCATCGAAATATAGCCGATCTGCACCAGATAGGTTGTGCGTGCGCGTACATCCGCGCTGATCTCGGATTGGCTAAAGCGCATGAACATACGCTTGAGCGCCTCGATGCGGTGCTGATCAGCCTTCCGTACTTCATCAAGAATATTGGATGACTGAAGCGCCCAACTGCGGACCGCGAATTCAAATTGTGAATCGAACAGGTCCTTGTTCAGCCAGCAATCGAAGACATTGAGCATCGCTTCGGCGAGCGATTCCGCATAGGCCTCCGATTGCTTTACAATGCCGCCGGTATTTTTATCGCGCCAGCGTGCCATCAGCCCGTCGAGCAATTCGTCGCGGTCTTTGAAGAACCAGTAGAAGCTCGTTCGCGACAGGGTGAGTTTTTTTGCCAGCGGAAGAATTTTGACGGAGTCGACGCCGGATTCCAACAACGACTGATACGCTGCCTCGAGCCATCCCTCAGCCGATCCCCGCCAACCATTTTCCTGAACAAGCTGATCCATGGTCTGATTTTAACCAGAGCGAAATGGCATGCGCAAGCAGAATGTACATATGTGTCAAATTAACACACCATAATGTTTTGGAAGTTGACACTTATGTACATTTTGACTTAGCGTCACTTAAAATAATGAAAATGGGAACTCTGCACGTGTCGAACGACCCGCTTCTTCAACCCTATCAACTCAAGCATCTAACTTTGCGCAATCGCATCATGGTGACGGCGCACGAGCCAGCCTATCCCGAGGAGGGCATGCCGAAGGAGCGTTACCGCACCTATACGGTGGAGCGTGCCAAGGGCGGGGTGGCGCTGACCATGACCGCAGGCTCCGCGGCGGTATCGCGGGACAGTCCACCGGTTTTCAATAATCTGCTTGCCTACAAGGACGAGATTGTTCCCTGGGTGAGGCAGATGACGGATGCCGTGCACGAAGAGGGCGCGGCAATCATGATCCAGTTGACCCATCTCGGGCGGCGCACACGCTGGGACAAGGGCGACTGGCTTCCTGTCGTCGCCCCTTCGCACCATCGTGAGGCGGCGCACCGCGCCTTTCCCAAAAAGATTGAGGATTGGGACATTGAGCGGATCATCCGGGATTTTGCCGATGCGGCCGAGCGCATGCAGGCGGGGGGCATGGATGGCATCGAGCTTGAGGCCTATGGTCATCTGATCGACCAGTTCACTTCTCCGCTCACCAACGAGCTCAGTGCCCCCTATGGAGGGGATCTCGATAACCGGTTGCGCTTTTGTCTGGATGTATTCCGTGCCATCCGCAAGCGAGTCGGCGAGGAGTTTATTCTGGGCGTTCGTTATACAGCCGATGAAAACCTTTCAGGTGGTACCGATAAGGCGGAAGGTCTGGAAATTTCGCGCCGCCTCAGGGATAGCGGGCTTATCGACTATCTTAATGTCATTCGCGGTCATATCGATACCGATCCGGGCCTAACGGATGTCATTCCCATTCAGGGCATGGCCAGCGCGCCACATCTCGATTTCGCGGGTGATATCCGTAAGGCAACGTCTTTCCCGACGTTTCACGCCGCCAAGATCCAGGATGTAGCGACAGCGCGTCATGCCATCGCGAGCGGTAAGGTGGACATGATCGGCATGACCCGCGCGCATATGGCGGACCCGCACATCATTCGCAAGATCACCGAGCGGCGGGAGGAAGATATTCGGCCATGCGTTGGCGCAAATTATTGCCTCGATCGCATCTATCAGGGGGGGCTGGCTTTCTGTATCCACAACGCCGCAACTGGGCGTGAGGAAACCATGCCGCATAGTGTTGCGAAGGCACCGCATCGCAAAAAGGTCGTGATCGTCGGTGCCGGTCCGGCTGGCCTTGAAGCTGCGCGTGTGGCTGGCGAGCGCGGACATGATGTCGTTGTCTTCGAGGCAGCAAGCCAGCCTGGCGGCCAGATCAGGCTGACCGCGCAAAGCGAACGCCGCCGTGAAATGATAAGCATCATCGACTGGCGTATGGCGCAGTGTGAGAAACACGATGTGCAGTTTCGCTTCAACAGCTGGGCCGAACTGGACCTGATCATAGCGGAAAAGCCGGATGTGGTTATCGTTGCAACCGGCGGGCTGCCGCACACGGACATACTCTCTCAAGGCAACGAACTGGTCGTTTCGGCCTGGGACATCATCTCGGGCGACGTGAAGCCTGCAACCAATGTCCTGATCTTCGATGATGCAGGCGACCATGCAGGGCTACAGGCGGCAGAAATTCTTGCCAGAAGTGGGGCTAAAGTCGAGATCATGACGCCTGACCGTTCTTTTGCCCCAGAAGTCATGGCGATGAATCTTGTGCCTTATATGCGATCATTGCAGAAGCATGACGTCACATTCACGGTTACTTTCCGTCTGGAGGCGGTCGAGAAAAGCGGAAATCATCTGCTGGCAAAAGTTGGCAGTGATTATGGTGGCGTTGCAAGGCAGCGCATAGTCGATCAGGTCATCATCAATCACGGCACGATCCCGCTCGACGAACTTTATTGCGACCTCAAACCCCTGTCAGTCAATCTCGGAGAAACCTCATACGATCAATTGCTTGCGGGGGACCCGCAATCGGTTAAGCGCAATCCTGATGGTCGCTTTCAACTGTTTCGGATTGGCGATGCTGTTGCTGCACGCAATACGCATGCCGCAATTTATGACGGTCTCAGACTGGCCAAGGATATATGATCACGCGATGCTTTCAACCAGCCAATCTGCAAACACATGCGCCCTTTTGGTCGCCCTTGGGTGAATTTTCAGATGAAAAGCCGCAGGCGAAGAAATACTATCGGGTACCAGTTGCACGAGTTTTCCATCCTCGATCAGTTTGGCGATGAGACCGTCCCATCCCAGTACCGCGCCGATATCGTCCTGCGCGGTCTGGAGGGCGATCATGTAATTACTGACATAAAAATTCCGCCCTTTACCCGATGGCTGCCGCAGTGCCACAAGCCAGTCGGGCCATTGGGTCCAGCTGTTTCCTTCGCCGCTTGAGTGAATGAGCGGCACGTTGAGCAGATCAGCAAGCGATGAGATGGCGTGTTGTGATGCAAATTCCGGGCTGCCTGCGGCGATAATACGGTCCTGAAAAAGCGTTCTGTAAACACCGTCCTCTGCCCGCGGTTCACCATAATGAATGCTGAGATCACAGCGGCTGGCTGGTGAGGGAACATCGCTGACGATCTGGGCGATGGTGATTTCGGGATGGATTTTCCAGAACGCCGAGATTCTTGGCGTAAGCCAGAGCGCGCTGACTGCCGAGGTGGAACGGATCGTAACGTCCACCTTTTGGGGATGGTCGCGTATCTGGCTTGTAGCATCGGAAATTGTTTCAAACCCGCGCTGCAGGGCTACGAACAGTAAAGCCCCGTTTTGCGTCAGTTCGACACCTTTGCTGCGCCTTGTAAAAAGGGCGCAGCAAAGGTCGTTTTCAAGCGCCTTTATCTGATGACTTATCGCGGCAGGCGTCACGTTGAGTTCACCCGCAGCCTGCTTGAAGCTTAGATTGCGTGCTGCCGCTTCGAAACAGACGAGCGCGGTAACCGAGGGCAGATCATAAGGTCTCGCCATATCATTTCCTTATTTCAAAGTCGCCCTTTGTGTCAGGTCTGAGATTAGTAAAACTAAATCAAGATGAAAAAAAGTGCTATTGCGAAAGTGGCGATGCGGCGCGAAACTTTTAGACAAGTTCAAAACTGGAACAGGGAACTGAGTTAAATGGGCACACCGCTTTCCATTCAGGAGTTGCTTGCACACCGTCGGCCCGGCCACGCGCTGGAACAACCTTTTTATACCGCGCCGGAAATCTACGATCTCGATCTTGAGCATATTTTCTATAAGGAGTGGCTTTATGCCATTCCCTCCTGTCAGCTGAAGAAACCGGGTAGCTATGCAACGCTGCGCGTCGGTGCCTATGAGGTTATGATCGTTAAAGACCGTGATAATGAAATCCGGGCTTTCCATAATTCATGTCGGCATCGCGGATCGCGTATCTGCAAGTCCCGCGAGGGTACGGTGGCAAAACTTGTCTGCCCCTATCATCAATGGACCTATGAGCTGGATGGCAGACTTATCTGGGCCAATGATATGGGGCCGGATTTTGATCCGTCCGCGCATGGCCTGAGACCGGTTAGCCTGCGTAACCTTTGCGGGCTGATCTATATCTGCCTTGCCGAGACGCCGCCGCCTTTCGAGCCCTTTGCCGATATGGCACGGCCTTATCTAGAGGTCCACGATCTGGAGAATGCCAAGATCGCTTATTCCTCGACGATTGTCGAAAAAGGCAACTGGAAACTGGTGTGGGAAAATAACCGCGAATGCTATCATTGCAGCAGCAACCACCCCGCGCTTTGCCGGTCGTTTCCGCTTGACCCGGAAGTGGCGGGTGTGAGTGCCGATGGATCAATATCGGCGCGACTTCAGGCGCATTTCGATCGCTGCGAGGCGTCAGGCGCACCGGCGCGGTTCCGTCTGGAAGGCGAGGGGCAATATCGTCTGGCGCGCATGCCGCTTCAGGAAAAAGCCGTAAGCTACACGATGGATGGCAAGGCGGGCGTGACGCGGCAACTGGGCCGGGTTGCATTGCCTGATGCGGGCGCTCTGCTCGCATTTCATTACCCCTCGACATGGAACCACTTCCTGCCGGATCATTCGCTGACTTTCCGCGTCACGCCGATCGGTGTCAACGAAACTGAAGTGACCACCACATGGCTCGTCCACAAGGATGCGGTGGAAGGCGTGGACTATGATCTGAGCCGTCTGACTGAAGTGTGGATCGCCACAAACGACGAGGACCGGGAAATCGTCGAAACCAATCAGGAGGGGATTCTGTCTCCCGCCTATATTCCAGGGCCTTACTCACCCAATCAGGAAAGCGGCGTCATTCAGTTTATCGACTGGTATGCCGACAGGCTCAATCGTTCTGCCGTGCCGTTCCAGCTGGCTGCGGAATGAGAAGGTGCAGCCTTATGGCTGCACCGTTTTATCAATACGCCGACCGCTTGAACTGTCGAAGATGTGCAGATCGGACGGGTCCACATCGACGCCAACATTCTGTCCATCGGTAAGCTTTACCGTGGACGGCACGGAGATATTGAGCTCATGCGATCCTGCGCGCAGCGTCACCAGACGTGTTTCGCCATGGAACTCGTTGCGTTCGACCTGCCCGCGTAGAACACCCCCGGTATCGTTCAGGCGAAATGCACCGGGGCGGATGCCGACGGTTACATCCTTTGGCTCGATGGCAAAAGGAACGTCAATATTGAGAGTATCACTCGAAAGTCTGCCGTCGCTGACCTGCATCGGCAGGAAGTTCATATTCGGCGTGCCGATGAAGCTTGCGGCAAACAAGGTGGCGGGGGTATGGTATATTTCTTCCGGCGTTCCCATCTGCTCGATATGGCCATCCTTCATCAGGATAATCCGGTCGGCCAGGGTCATGGCTTCCAGCTGGTCATGAGTCACATAAATGCTTGTGGTTTTGAGATTGCGGTGCAGCCGTGCGATCTCCACGCGCAGACTGCCGCGCAATTTGGCGTCGAGGTTTGACAGCGGTTCATCGAAAAGGAACACCTGAGGCGTTTTGATCATCGCGCGTGCAATCGCCACACGCTGCTGTTGACCGCCGGACAATTCCAATGGCTTGCGCGTCAGATAAGGCTGCAGGCCAAGAGATTCCACGACCGGCACCAGTCGTTCATGGATCGCTTTTTTATCGACCCGGGCGCGCTCCAGTCCAAAGATGATGTTTTCGCGCACATCCATATGTGGATAAAGCGCATAGTTCTGGAACACCATAGCGATGCCGCGGTCACCTGGATCGCGTTCATTCACGCGTTCTCCGCCGATTAGTAGATCGCCTCCGGTGATATCCTCAAGCCCCGCGATCATGCGCAGGATTGTGGATTTACCGCAGCCGGACGGGCCTAAAAAAACAACGAATTCATGATCCCGGATATTCAGATCGAAGTCTTGAATCACTTCTTGGGTGCCGTAGACCTTGCGGATGGAACGGCATTCGACAGTCGCCATTACTGAGCCTCCCCGTCGAGAAGAATCTGGAGTTTCACATCTGTCGGGCGGCCTTCGGCGGCGCGCTCAAAGGCGGCGATGGATTGGTCGAACGTGAAAGTCGCCGATACCAGAGGCTTGAGATCCACCTTGCCTGCAGCAATCAGCGCCAATGCGCGATCATAGACATTTGCATAGCGGAACACCGTTTCGATACGACACTCGCGTGCGGTAGCGGCGGATACATCAAAAGGCACGGGTTCCGGCGGCAGGCCGACCAGAACGACTGCTCCACCGGGGCGGACGATTTTGAATAGATCGCGGATTGCCGCCGCAGCCCCTGAACATTCAAATACGATATCTGCGCCCCAGCCGTCGGTGGCTTCATTTACGGCGTCGACGATATTGATTGTATTCAGATTGATGCCGCTGATGCCCGCATAGGTCTCGGCCAGTTTCAGCTTGTCTTCGGACAGGTCTGAGATCAGCACGCGCGAGCATCCGCCGGCAAGTGCGGCCAACGCCACCATGATGCCGATGGTACCGCATCCCGTCACCACCGCCGTGTCACCCGGTGCGATGCGGGCACGGGTTGCCGCCTGCATGCCGACGGCGAAAGGCTCAACCATTGCGCCTTCGGCAAAGGAAACAGTGTCCGGAAGCTTGTAAGTGAAACTGGCCGGATGCACAGTTTCGGGACAAAGAACGCCATGGATCGGGGGTGTGGCCCAGAAGCGGACTGACGGGTCGACATTATACATGCCGAGTTTTGATGCCCGAGAGAGCGGATCAGGAATGCCCGGCTCCATGCAGACACGGTCGCCAACTTTCAGATGGGTGACATTGGCCCCCACTTCGCTCACCGTTCCTGCGGCTTCATGGCCGAGCACCATCGGCTCGTTGACCACGAAATCGCCGATACGACCATGGGTGTAATAGTGCACGTCACTGCCGCAAACGCCGACCGTGTGCAGTTTGATGCGCACATCGTCCGCGCCCATTTGAGTGGGCAGATCGATATCGCGCAGATTGAGTTCGCCGACGCGCTCCAGAACAAGTGCTTTCATGTGATCAGTCCTGATTTTGTTTTTTTGAGAAGGCGGCATTGAGACCACCGGCCAGCAATCCGAGAAGGATGAGCGGCGGCAGCGACAGCAAGACCACGGCGGCGTTCAGAATGCCCCAGGGCACATTCATGCCAAGCTGCGACATTTCCGAAGCGATGATCGGCAGGGTTTTCGCATTAGACGTTGTCAGCATCATCGCCAGCAGAAATTCGTTCCAGACCAGCACAAAAGCAAAGGCGATGGCCCCGAATATCTGAAAACGCGCGATAGGCAGCGACATGCGAAAGAATGTGGCGTAGCGTCCCAATCCATCAACCCGCGCCGCTTCCTCGACATGCAGGCTGACCCGTTCGAATGCCGGGACCGAGAGCCAGATCGTGATCGAGGCGGTGGTGATGAAGTAGGTTACGATCAGCGACAAGCGCGTATCGTAAAGACCAAGCCCCAGCCAGATGACCAGCATCGGAATGGCAACGGCGACGGGCGGCAGAAAGCGCAGCGACAACACGAAGAACTGTGCTTCAGCCGTCAGCCGGTTTTTGTAACGCGCAATCACATAAGCCGCTGGAACGCCCAGAAGTGCTCCGAAGACCACCGCAGCCGAACAGATGATGACGGAGTTCGTCAAAGCGCGGGCCACGGAACGACGGTTGAGCACATAGCTCATATTGTCCCATACCGGCTGAAACAACAATTTCGGCGTGCTGACCAGAAGGTCGGCATTGGTTTTGAAGGCGTTCAGAAGCGTCCACAGAAGCGGTAACACCACCAGAGCCGACGCTATCAGCAGGATAGCACGAAGAAACAGGGTGGAAGCCTTCATCGGTTCAGCCTCTTCCATGCAACGGTGAAGATTATGATCGTCAGGACCATCATGATGACGGCCATGGATGAGGCGTAGGATATCTTTCCGGCCTCGATGAAGCCTTGCGAATAGGCATACATATCGAGCGTTTCAGTCGAAATGCCTGGGCCGCCCCGTGTCATCACATAGACGAGGTCGAAGGAGCGTAGGCTTTCGATTGCCTTGACCAGCAGAAGACTTGTCAATGGCAGTTTAAGCATCGGCAAGGTGATGTATCGATGAATCTCCCACCGCGTCGCCTTATCGATCCGCGCGGCCTCTATGGGGTGCGCTGGCAGGGCTTCAAGCAGTTTCAAAATGATGACTGAGAAAAACAGCCCCCATTGCCAGACATCGACAAAGGCCACGCTCAAAAGAGCGCCCCACGGAGTGGAGAGGAGGTCGGGGGTGGTGCCGGTCAGTTCACGCACTGGCCACGTCAACGCGCCATATAGCGGATGAAATGCGAATTTCCACACGAACGCCGCGCAGACACGAGGCAGCAGCACAGGAATGATGAACAAAAGACAAAGTATATTGCGCCAACGTGTATTTGCTGCCTCAAACATGGCAATACCCAACCCCACGCCGACCAGCATGGTCGACGACACGGTCAGGATTTCCCATTTGAGCGATACCCATAAAGCGTTGAGAAAACGCGGATCGCTGAAAAGCGTCACATAGTTCTGAAACCAGACATAATGCACATCGCCTTGCGACAAAGTGCGGTTCTGGAACGAAATATTGACGGCATAAAGGGCTGGCACGAGGGCCAGCAGCATCAGGATGATCAGTGTCGGCCCCAGAAACACATAGGGCAAAGATCGTCCGCGTTTCATGAAACGCTCCTTGATCGAAGAGTCCAGGCCGTTAACCGCACGATGCGCGCCCGGAATTGCATAACAATAAAATGCTCTTGCGCAACGGACATGCCAGCGCGCATCGGACATGTCGGGCATGGCGTTTGAGCCTGCCCGACATGGAGTTGTAAAAAGCGATCAGAGTTTGCCGGCGAAGGCCTCGAGTTCGTTGAGGGCTTCCTTGATGTCTTTACGATTGCCGGTGATCAGCTCCTCGAGCAGGATACCCCATTGATTGCCCAGTTCCTGCCAGCGCTTGTCTTGCCAGAAGGTCACTTGCGTTTTTGCGCCGGTAGCGGCCATGGCGTCGGCAAGATTTTGGCCGAAGGTCTTGGCATATTCAGGGCTTTGGAAGGTGCTCGTGCGTGTCAGTTCGCCCGGCTGTCCCGCTGCAAGACGACGCGCTTCCTGTTCCTTGGAAGTCGCCCAGGCAATGAACAAGCCAGCGCACGCTTTTTCGGCATCCGTTGCATTTGCCTTGGAAGCGATGGCAAAGCCATGCGCATATCCAGCACCGGGCAGTGGGGTCGGTGGAACAGCAAAAGCCACTTTATCGGCAACCTGACTTTGCGCCTTGTCGACAGACATGCCGCCTAACGGAGCCGATTCGATGATGATCGCCACTTTTCCTGCACGGAAAGCGCCAGTAGACTCATCCCACGAGCCGGTCTGTGTGCCAGGGGCGGAATATTTGAAAAGATCGAGATATTGCTGCGTAGCATCGACCGTCGCATCGGAATTGAAAGCCGGTTTGCCGTCCTTGAACCACTCGCCGCCGTCCGCCTTGAACAACGGCATCCAACGCCAGACATTGGCACCCGATCCACGCTGTCCGCGCAATGCCGTACCATAGACGCCGTTTTTCGGATCATGAAGTTTAGCGACAGCGGCCTTGTATTCATCCCAGGTTTTGGGCGGCTCTATACCGGCCTTCTCCAAGAGATCCGTGCGATAAACCATCAGGTCGCCGCCGCCTTGAATAGGTGCGAACCACTGCTTTCCGTCATAGGTGGCGGCGGCGCGCATACCGGCATCAAAATCGTCGTAATCATAGTCTTTCGGATAAAAGCCTTCGAGCGGGACGATCCAGTCCGAAGACGCGAAGAGTGCCAGATTGGCCTCATCGACATAATAGACATTATAGCTGCCGACCGTCGAGGCATCGGCCTGCGATTTGGCGCGCCGGTCGTTTTCATTGAGATAGCTGATCTCGAAGCCTGCTCCTGACAGTTCCTCGAATTCATCAACTTCCTGCTCCAAAAGCGTCAGACCATCGCGAGGCTGCGCGAGAATGCGCAGATCGTTTTCACATACGGCTGCGGCAAAACTATTGGAAGCAGCGGTGAGCGCAGCAAGTGCGACACCTGCCCGAAAAATGGCATTCAACATGATTATCCTCCCCATGAACGCTTTCTATAAGCGTCTAACAGGCGGACTTTCGGAGAATAGCCGCAAAAGCACTAGATTGCTTTTTAACACCAACTGATACTATTATGACATAATTGAGGAGAATATAGCAAACAACCATGCCAATTCCATCGGAAGTTCCCCTGTCGAAGCCTGCGCCAACGCAGAGCGCCTATTCTGCCATACGGGAGAGGATCAAGTTGCCGGATGGGCAATCCTACCTCATCCGCCGCGATGACTATCCGATTGCGATCTGCATCTGGAACTATCACCCGGAATGGGAACTTCATTATATTCCCGAGGCAAACGGCCTCGCTTATGTGGGTGATTATGTCGGCTCCTTTGCTCCGGGTCATCTGGTGCTCACAGGAACCAATCTGCCGCATAACTGGATTACACCGGGCGCGACCAGCCTGCCGGGGCGTGACCTCGTTCTGCAATTCGACGCCGACGCGCTCGTGGGGGCGCGCACCGCCTGTCCTGAATTCGACATATTGCATCGGCTGAAGCCACTTTCCCTGCAAGGGATCGAGATCACGGGGCGGGCTGCGGCGCGGATCGGAAGGATGATGGTCGATCTGCATCGCAAGGGCAACGCCAGCGGACTGGGCCTGTTCATCGATATTCTGAAGGCCATTGAGGCGACGTCCGAAAAACGCCTGTTGGCCAGTTCGCATTTCGTCTCGCTCTACAATGAAAAATCGGACCGGCGCCACAGGCGCATCGATGAGGCAATCCAGTTGCTGCAATCGACGCCATCCATGCAGATGCAGGAAGTTGCAGCGGCAATCGGTCTGGGATCGTCTGCTTTTTCACGCGCCTTCAAACGGCTGACGGGACTTGATTTTTCAGCTTATAGCCGTTCGGTGCGCGTTTGGCGCGCTCGCACCCTCCTGACTGAAACGGATATGTCTATAACCGATATATGTTTTGAAGCCGGTTTCAATAATCTGTCAAATTTCAATCGCTATTTCCGGATGGAAACTGGCCTGACGCCCCGCTCTTACCGTCAGGTTTCGCATATTCGCGCAAGTTCCATCGATGCCGCTCATGCTCATCCGCTTTCAATCTAACGCATATCTCTTAAAGTGGGGCCCGTTTTCAGGATAATATATGATTAAAAACAGAATCTTAAAGCGCGTCTTCTGAATACACTAGAATGCGACGCAATACTGTGGGAGCCTTTTTTGGCTGATCGCCCGAGCCATGTGCGCATTCACGAAAGCTTCAAGCTACTGTTAAAGTCCTGTTATACTAGCAGCCTATTCCCCGTGCAGTTTTTAAGATCGACCATTTGATTTTCTTTGGTCGTCACTGTCGGGGAAAGTTATGCTTATCAATCGTCGTCACGCATTGGGCCTTATGGGCGCCACAGCCAGCACGTTCATCATGCCGGGTATCGTCCGCGCCGATCAACGACGCTCGATCACGGTCGCTGTGCAGAAGATCACCAACAACAATACGCTCGATATCTGGAACGAACAGTCCAATGTCGGTGAGCGCATCTTCTTCCCCAATCTGTGGGAAGGCCTGATTCTGCGTGACTGGATGGGTAATCAAGGGCCTGTTCCCGGTCTCGCCACC
It encodes:
- a CDS encoding NAD(P)-dependent alcohol dehydrogenase — encoded protein: MKALVLERVGELNLRDIDLPTQMGADDVRIKLHTVGVCGSDVHYYTHGRIGDFVVNEPMVLGHEAAGTVSEVGANVTHLKVGDRVCMEPGIPDPLSRASKLGMYNVDPSVRFWATPPIHGVLCPETVHPASFTYKLPDTVSFAEGAMVEPFAVGMQAATRARIAPGDTAVVTGCGTIGIMVALAALAGGCSRVLISDLSEDKLKLAETYAGISGINLNTINIVDAVNEATDGWGADIVFECSGAAAAIRDLFKIVRPGGAVVLVGLPPEPVPFDVSAATARECRIETVFRYANVYDRALALIAAGKVDLKPLVSATFTFDQSIAAFERAAEGRPTDVKLQILLDGEAQ
- a CDS encoding TetR/AcrR family transcriptional regulator, producing MDQLVQENGWRGSAEGWLEAAYQSLLESGVDSVKILPLAKKLTLSRTSFYWFFKDRDELLDGLMARWRDKNTGGIVKQSEAYAESLAEAMLNVFDCWLNKDLFDSQFEFAVRSWALQSSNILDEVRKADQHRIEALKRMFMRFSQSEISADVRARTTYLVQIGYISMQSQEDIQTRMKRIPEYIAIYTGEAPQQRELDRFFARHGFARDEGERHP
- a CDS encoding LysR family transcriptional regulator, with protein sequence MARPYDLPSVTALVCFEAAARNLSFKQAAGELNVTPAAISHQIKALENDLCCALFTRRSKGVELTQNGALLFVALQRGFETISDATSQIRDHPQKVDVTIRSTSAVSALWLTPRISAFWKIHPEITIAQIVSDVPSPASRCDLSIHYGEPRAEDGVYRTLFQDRIIAAGSPEFASQHAISSLADLLNVPLIHSSGEGNSWTQWPDWLVALRQPSGKGRNFYVSNYMIALQTAQDDIGAVLGWDGLIAKLIEDGKLVQLVPDSISSPAAFHLKIHPRATKRAHVFADWLVESIA
- a CDS encoding NADH:flavin oxidoreductase, whose protein sequence is MSNDPLLQPYQLKHLTLRNRIMVTAHEPAYPEEGMPKERYRTYTVERAKGGVALTMTAGSAAVSRDSPPVFNNLLAYKDEIVPWVRQMTDAVHEEGAAIMIQLTHLGRRTRWDKGDWLPVVAPSHHREAAHRAFPKKIEDWDIERIIRDFADAAERMQAGGMDGIELEAYGHLIDQFTSPLTNELSAPYGGDLDNRLRFCLDVFRAIRKRVGEEFILGVRYTADENLSGGTDKAEGLEISRRLRDSGLIDYLNVIRGHIDTDPGLTDVIPIQGMASAPHLDFAGDIRKATSFPTFHAAKIQDVATARHAIASGKVDMIGMTRAHMADPHIIRKITERREEDIRPCVGANYCLDRIYQGGLAFCIHNAATGREETMPHSVAKAPHRKKVVIVGAGPAGLEAARVAGERGHDVVVFEAASQPGGQIRLTAQSERRREMISIIDWRMAQCEKHDVQFRFNSWAELDLIIAEKPDVVIVATGGLPHTDILSQGNELVVSAWDIISGDVKPATNVLIFDDAGDHAGLQAAEILARSGAKVEIMTPDRSFAPEVMAMNLVPYMRSLQKHDVTFTVTFRLEAVEKSGNHLLAKVGSDYGGVARQRIVDQVIINHGTIPLDELYCDLKPLSVNLGETSYDQLLAGDPQSVKRNPDGRFQLFRIGDAVAARNTHAAIYDGLRLAKDI
- a CDS encoding carbohydrate ABC transporter permease codes for the protein MKASTLFLRAILLIASALVVLPLLWTLLNAFKTNADLLVSTPKLLFQPVWDNMSYVLNRRSVARALTNSVIICSAAVVFGALLGVPAAYVIARYKNRLTAEAQFFVLSLRFLPPVAVAIPMLVIWLGLGLYDTRLSLIVTYFITTASITIWLSVPAFERVSLHVEEAARVDGLGRYATFFRMSLPIARFQIFGAIAFAFVLVWNEFLLAMMLTTSNAKTLPIIASEMSQLGMNVPWGILNAAVVLLSLPPLILLGLLAGGLNAAFSKKQNQD
- a CDS encoding aromatic ring-hydroxylating dioxygenase subunit alpha; amino-acid sequence: MGTPLSIQELLAHRRPGHALEQPFYTAPEIYDLDLEHIFYKEWLYAIPSCQLKKPGSYATLRVGAYEVMIVKDRDNEIRAFHNSCRHRGSRICKSREGTVAKLVCPYHQWTYELDGRLIWANDMGPDFDPSAHGLRPVSLRNLCGLIYICLAETPPPFEPFADMARPYLEVHDLENAKIAYSSTIVEKGNWKLVWENNRECYHCSSNHPALCRSFPLDPEVAGVSADGSISARLQAHFDRCEASGAPARFRLEGEGQYRLARMPLQEKAVSYTMDGKAGVTRQLGRVALPDAGALLAFHYPSTWNHFLPDHSLTFRVTPIGVNETEVTTTWLVHKDAVEGVDYDLSRLTEVWIATNDEDREIVETNQEGILSPAYIPGPYSPNQESGVIQFIDWYADRLNRSAVPFQLAAE
- a CDS encoding sugar ABC transporter permease, translated to MKRGRSLPYVFLGPTLIILMLLALVPALYAVNISFQNRTLSQGDVHYVWFQNYVTLFSDPRFLNALWVSLKWEILTVSSTMLVGVGLGIAMFEAANTRWRNILCLLFIIPVLLPRVCAAFVWKFAFHPLYGALTWPVRELTGTTPDLLSTPWGALLSVAFVDVWQWGLFFSVIILKLLEALPAHPIEAARIDKATRWEIHRYITLPMLKLPLTSLLLVKAIESLRSFDLVYVMTRGGPGISTETLDMYAYSQGFIEAGKISYASSMAVIMMVLTIIIFTVAWKRLNR
- the ugpC gene encoding sn-glycerol-3-phosphate ABC transporter ATP-binding protein UgpC, whose product is MATVECRSIRKVYGTQEVIQDFDLNIRDHEFVVFLGPSGCGKSTILRMIAGLEDITGGDLLIGGERVNERDPGDRGIAMVFQNYALYPHMDVRENIIFGLERARVDKKAIHERLVPVVESLGLQPYLTRKPLELSGGQQQRVAIARAMIKTPQVFLFDEPLSNLDAKLRGSLRVEIARLHRNLKTTSIYVTHDQLEAMTLADRIILMKDGHIEQMGTPEEIYHTPATLFAASFIGTPNMNFLPMQVSDGRLSSDTLNIDVPFAIEPKDVTVGIRPGAFRLNDTGGVLRGQVERNEFHGETRLVTLRAGSHELNISVPSTVKLTDGQNVGVDVDPSDLHIFDSSSGRRIDKTVQP